From Peromyscus eremicus chromosome 3, PerEre_H2_v1, whole genome shotgun sequence, one genomic window encodes:
- the Usp18 gene encoding ubl carboxyl-terminal hydrolase 18, producing MGRGFGFLTESCQAVVAKPQCSSELEEEKSMKRKRELSREHCSTWDRPHGLVGLHNIGQSCCLNSLLQVFMMNVDFRKILKRITVPRELEEQKRSVPFQLLLLLEKMQASRQKAVLPMELAYCLQKYNVPLFVQHDAAYLYLTIWNLTKDQITDVDLAERLQALFTIWTKESLICLGCASESSRSSRLLTLSLPLFDMDSKPLKTLEDALCCFFQPKELASSDKCFCENCGKKTPRKQVLKLTHLPQTLTIHLMRFSTRNSRTEKVCHSVYFPQRLDFSQVLATEKELGDTKEQSEVHYELFAVIAHVGLADFGHYCAYIRNPVDGKWFCFNDSHVCWVTWEDVQCTYGNHRYRWRETAYLLVYMKTGS from the exons ATGGGCAGGGGGTTCGGGTTCCTGACAGAAAGCTGCCAGGCAGTCGTGGCTAAGCCTCAGTGCTCCTCAGaactggaggaagagaagagcatgaagaggaagagagagctgtCTAGAGAACACTGCAGCACCTGGGACCGCCCTCATG GCCTGGTTGGTTTACACAACATCGGACAGTCGTGTTGCCTTAACTCCTTGCTTCAGGTGTTCATGATGAATGTGGACTTCAGAAAGATACTGAAGAG GATAACAGTGCCCCGGGAGCTGGAAGAGCAGAAGAGAAGTGTCCCCTtccagctgcttctgctgctggagAAGATGCAGGCCAGCCGACAGAAAGCAGTGTTGCCCATGGAGCTGGCTTACTGCCTTCAGAAGTACAACGTGCCGT TGTTTGTCCAGCATGACGCTGCTTATCTCTACCTGACAATCTGGAACCTGACTAAGGATCAGATCACTGATGTGGACTTG GCAGAGCGGCTGCAGGCTCTGTTCACAATCTGGACGAAGGAGTCCCTCATTTGCTTGGGCTGTGCCTCGgagagcagcagaagcagcaggctgctcactctctctcttcctctttttgatATGGACTCGAAGCCCCTGAAAACACTG GAGGATGCCCTGTGCTGTTTCTTCCAGCCCAAAGAGTTAGCAAGCTCGGACAAGTGCTTCTGTGAGAACTGTGGGAAGAAGACGCCTAGAAAACAG GTTTTGAAACTGACTCATCTGCCCCAAACCTTGACCATCCACCTCATGAGGTTCTCCACCAGGAACTCACGGACAGAAAAGGTCTGCCACTCAGTGTATTTCCCTCAGCGCTTGGATTTCAGTCAGGTTCTGGCAACTGAGAAAGAACTTGGTGATACCAAGGAACAG TCGGAAGTCCACTATGAGCTCTTTGCTGTGATTGCCCACGTGGGGCTGGCTGACTTTGGTCATTACTGTGCCTACATCCGGAATCCTGTGGATGGAAAATGGTTCTGCTTCAATGACTCACATGTTTGTTGG GTGACCTGGGAGGATGTCCAGTGTACCTATGGAAATCACAGATATCGCTG GCGGGAAACTGCTTATCTCCTGGTTTACATGAAGACTGGATCATGA